The genomic segment cagaaaggaagaaggaacAGAAGATCGTGAACTGCTGCTGAGGTAATCCCACCAACGGCACTTTCTCTttcatctctccctctcttcccCTACATGTGAATCACTTGATTCTGGAGatgaaattgagaagatcTTAAATCTCGGTGGCTGGGCATTCTGCGTGGTTCACAACCAGTGGAAACGAGTTGCTGTTGCTAAAACGTATTGAAGTGGCCATTGCAAAGGTAAAATTAATAGCTTTATAGTAGTTCATCCTTGTCCACACTTGAGTTCCCAAAGACCAGCAATATAACATTTTGCTATATTGATCTGCTCAAAGAAAACCAGCTATTTGTATGGGTAATTTTCCCTATATGAAATCAAGTAATTATGTTATTaagaaaaccagaaaaactGAGCAGAAATTAATGCAGCCCAGGAAGCAACTAAGCAGAAGTAAATGGGTTTTTGATTTgctgaaaagaaaaccattgTAATTTGAGTTATTTCACAGACAAGAAACACAATATAATCAATGTCaatatctttctcttctttaatGTTGGGCATATTGTTAATGTTGAAAAGTTTGTGAGTCATTTGAAAAACATTAGATAGAATTTCTTAattgtattgcaaatgccatgATATTTGTAGCGTTGCATTTTGGTAATGGAAATGTAAGTGGTACTTCATTATGTCATTTTGAATGCAATTACCAATTAGGTAGTCCTATTTTGCAATTATTGTATCCATATTGCCATGTTATTGATAGCCTCTAACATTCTGAGAACATATGGGTTTTgtcaatgcaattgacaaacagttaCTTCTAATTGCATTATAGtcttgcaattgacaaacataACAGTCTATTTGCATTATAGTCGTGCAATTGCCATTATATGTGCACAATTATGAAATGTAGAATCTCTCAGTAAGGACTTCCTTCATGATGGAattgtatgtttatatttctacTAAATGCACTTGATGTGTATCCATTTATTTGCATATTAATTATGCCATGAAAAACATTAGATAGAATTTCTTAattgtattgcaaatgccatgATATTTGTAGCGTTGCATTTTGGTAATGGAAATGTAAGAGGTACTTCATTATGTCATTTTGAATGCAATTACCAATTAGGTAGTCCTATTTTGCAATTATTGTATCCATATTGCCATGTTATTGATAGCCTCTTACATTTTGAGAACATATGTGTTTTgtcaatgcaattgacaaacagttaCTTCTAATTGCATTATAGtcttgcaattgacaaacagttaCTTCTAATTGCATTATAGtcttgcaattgacaaacataACAGTCTATTTGCATTATAGTCATGCAATTGCCATTATATGTGCACAATTATGAAATGCAGAATCTCTCAGTAAGGACTTCCTTCATGATGGAattgtatgtttatatttctacTAAATGCAATTGATGTGTATCCATTTATTTGCATATTAATTATGCCATGAAAGACATGTTGCCTAGTTTCAGGAAATGGATGCAGAAGCAAGTAAAACGAATGGAATTCAGGGCCAAAACTCTGTCCCTAAGAGTGAAGGTTATTTTGCAGAGGCTGAGTCACTtgaagaaactgaaaatgtCCCATCTTTACAGATTTTGGGTAGTAGAACAGAAGAAAGTACTGAGAAAAGCAGACAGTTTGAGTATGATGGGTTGAACTTCCAAAATATGAGCATTGCTGATTTCTCGGAGAGAGAGTTTGCAAAAGTTGAGGAAGCAGAAAGATTTTACAGCAACTATGCCCTTGCAATTGGTTTTAGCATAAGAAGAAGTCGTTTGAGACGTAGCGAGGGTGGGGTTGTGATGGGAAGACAATGGGTGTGCTCAAAAGAAGGGAGTAGATCAAAGAAATGGACGAATAGAGATGATATGGTTCGTACACCAAGGAAAGAGACTAGAGAGAATTGTCACGCTACATTTGCTGTGAAGTATTGTCCTAACCAGGATGCTTATATTGTGACTAAATTTGTAAAGGAGCACAGCCACCGACTTGCTAACTCACATGAGGTGCCTTTTCTTCGTTCGCACCGGTGTGTTACGGAATCTAACATAGCACAATCTATGTCTATGAGAAAAGCCTCTATTAAAACCAATAGGACGTACGACTATATGGTTGACCAAGCAGGTGGATACAAAAAAGTGGGGTTCACCAGTAAGGATCTATATAACAGGATGGATTTCGAGCGTCGACAAGTGGTATTGGATGGTGATGCACAAGCAGCAATAAGCTACATGAATGGCAAGGCAATAGCGGACCCGGAATTTTTTTGCATGTTTAGTGTAGATGAGGAGAATAGATTGGAAAATTTGTTTTGGAGAGACTCTCAATCTCTACACGATTATTGTTGCTTTGGGGATGTGGTGATACTTGATAGCACGTACAAAACCAATGTATATGACAAGCCTTTAGTGGTGTTTGTTGGTGTAAACAACCATAACGCGACTACAGTTTTTGGTTGTGCATTTCTTGTTGATGAGACTGCTGATACATATCGTTGGGTACTCAGAACTTTTTTGACTTCTATGAAGGACAAGAAGCCTGTATCTATTGTCACGGACGGGGATGACGCAATGCGCGTAGCGATTGATGAAGTTTTTCCCGATGCACATCATCGTTTATGTACATGGCACATCATGAGGAATGTGAACACCAATGTGAATAACCCAGAAATAGTAAGGGAGTTTAGCTATTGTGTGCATGGTGGTTTGACACCAGTAGCTTTCGAACAACATTGGCAGCAAATGATACAGACGTATGATCTAAAAGGCGATTGGATCGAGATGATGTACCGTAAACGGAAACGATGGGCTGAAGCATACTGCTCAGGGCATTTTTTTGGTGGGAATACCACCACACAACGTGTCGAGGGTATGCATAAGAACTTGAAGGATGGAATTGGTAGAGGCATGAGGTTAGTGGAGTGTATTCCACGGATTGAAAGATCGTTATTGAGGTTGAGAAATGAGAATGTGAAGGATGACTTTGATTCCAACCATTCACATCCACTCCTTCGCACGCACCTTCGATCACTAGAGGAACATGCAGCTTCTATTTTCACTCACGACATTTACAAGTTGATAAGAAATGAGATAAACAAGGAGGCAAAATTAATTCTCGTGCAACCCGTAAGAAACAATGAAGATCCTCGTGTTTACacattttccaaatttgga from the Prunus dulcis unplaced genomic scaffold, ALMONDv2, whole genome shotgun sequence genome contains:
- the LOC117613051 gene encoding protein FAR1-RELATED SEQUENCE 5-like, which translates into the protein MGRQWVCSKEGSRSKKWTNRDDMVRTPRKETRENCHATFAVKYCPNQDAYIVTKFVKEHSHRLANSHEVPFLRSHRCVTESNIAQSMSMRKASIKTNRTYDYMVDQAGGYKKVGFTSKDLYNRMDFERRQVVLDGDAQAAISYMNGKAIADPEFFCMFSVDEENRLENLFWRDSQSLHDYCCFGDVVILDSTYKTNVYDKPLVVFVGVNNHNATTVFGCAFLVDETADTYRWVLRTFLTSMKDKKPVSIVTDGDDAMRVAIDEVLQSCGT